TGGGCTCGAACACCAGCCTCCCGTCCAACGCGAACAGCGCGTCACTCAACGCCAGCGTCAGCCCCACCTCCGCCTCGCGGTACAACGCGTGCGCCTCCGGCACCGGCCCCCGCTCCAGCACCTGCGCCGCCAACGCCACCGCCAGGTCGTACTTGCGCGACGACAGGAACGCGCGCACCAGCGCCAGCAGCTCCGTGAACTCCGTGGACTCGCCCACCGTGAGGCCCGTCGCTCGGTGCGGCGCCAGTGCTCCCCGCCGGTACAGGTGCAGCACCCAGCGCGCCGCGAACAGCGGGGCCTCCCTCGCGCTCGCCAGCAATTCGCCCAGCGTCGCGCCTCCGGCCGCCAGGTCCAGGAGCACGTCCTCCTCCTCGGAGAACGTCTCCACCGCGAACTCGCGGAACACCCGGAACGTGGTGTCCAGGCGCGGGAAGATGTCCCGGAACTGCGCCCACTCCTGCACCCTCGCCACCGCGTCCCGGTGCAGCGTGCTCAATGGCAGCCGCAGGCCCACCGCCCGCCCGGACAGGGGCAGCCCCGGCGTGAACTCCACCTCGCCCGACTCCCAGGCGTAGCAGTCGAACAGCGCCTCGCGCGCCTTGTGCTCCATGGCCTCCGTCAGCTGCGACAGCTCCACGAAGCAGCGCTGCACCAGGAACGTGCCGTAGGGCAGGTTCGCGCCTTCCGCCGCCTCGAACGCCGCCGCCGCTCGGGGCGCGTCCAGGATGCGCAGGTTCACCAGCACCTGCGCCAGATGCTCCCTCGGATCCGTGGAGGCCACCCCCACCAGGTGCCCGTCCCGCAGGTAGAACTCCCGGCGCACCGCGCCCCGCTCCACCCGCAGCGTCCCCTCCACTCCAGGCGTCGCGAACAGCGGGGGCAACACCAACTGGAGCCGGTAGCTGGCCAGGTTTCCTGTGAACGCTTCCATCCGTGGGCGCCCTCCAAGGCACGTCGCATGCTGCGCCGGCCGCCAGGGTACCTGGGAGACTTGAGCCCTCTCAACCCCCTGAAACTGCTGGTATTTTCCTGCCCGGACGAAATGTTCCAGAAATGCCGGGCGCGCGAGTGTCAGGCATTGGAAGGGCTCACCTGTCCCAACGGAAGGTTGCAGCATGACGGCGGGTGTGCGAACGAGCCGTGTCCTCCACCCGTCATTGGGAGCACGAATCGCGATGCGGATTCTCTCAGGCGTCCAGTCGTCCGGAAAGCTGCACATCGGCAACTATTACGGGGCGATGCGGCAGTTCGTGCAGCTCCAGGACCAGGGCGAGGCCTACTACTTCATCGCCAACTACCACGCGCTCACCACCGTCCGGGACCCGAAGCTCGCGCTGGAGCTGACCCGCGACGCGGCGCTCACGTACCTGTCGCTGGGCCTGGATCCGAAGAAGGCCGTCCTCTTCCGCCAGAGTGACGTGAAGGAGGTGCTGGAGCTCAACTGGATCCTCGGCACCGTGGTGCCCCAGGCCCACCTGGAGCGCGCCCACAGCTACAAGGACAAGGTCGCCCGCGGCATCAGCGCGGACTTCGGCCTCTACGCGTACCCCGTCCTCATGTCCGCGGACATCCTGCTCTACAGCGCGGATCAGGTGCCGGTGGGCAAGGATCAGATCCAGCACATCGAGTTCGCGCGCGACTGGGCCGTGAAGTTCAACACCCAGTACGTCCCCGGCTACGACCCGGCGGATCCGGAAGGGAAGGAGCGGGGCCACGCGCCCGGCATCCTCAAGCTGCCGTCCGCCTTCGTGCAGGAGAACGCCGCCACCGTGCCCGGCATCGACGGACAGAAGATGTCCAAGTCCTACGGCAACACGCTGGAGCTGTTCGGCGAGGAGAAGGACATCAAGAAGCGCATCATGTCCATCAAGACGGACTCCACGCCCGTGGACGCGCCCAAGCCCACCGTGGACGCGCCGCTGTATGACCTGCTCAAGCTGATGCTCCCGCCCGGCGAGTTCTCCGACGTGGACGCGTCCTGGAAGGCCGGCGGCAAGGGCTACGGCGACTTCAAGAAGAAGCTCCTGGAGGCCTTCCACGTCACCTTCGGCCCCGCCCGCCAGCGCCGGCAGGAACTGCTCAACGACCCCGGGGAGCTGGAGCGCATCCTCGCGGACGGCGCCAACCGCGCCCGGGCGGAAGCCACCCGCCTGATGGACCAGGTGAGGCGGGCAGTGGGAATCCCCTGAACGCCCGTTCCTGTTCAAATGTTTGACCCCCCTGGGAGGCATTGCTAAGGAGGTCTGTCCCCCCGGCGCGCGTAAAGGCCGGAAATTCGGACCCTTACGCATGACGAAGTTCCCATCCCCCCAGAAGGACGCCGGCCGGTGAGCGAAGGTCGCAAGCCCCCACCGCCGGACGACCTCCCGCCGGACCCCGACGGGGAGGGATTGCCGCGCACGCCCGGAGACGCCTTCCGGGTGGCGCTGCCCAACTTCGAAGGTCCCCTGGACCTGCTGCTCCATCTCATCAAGGAGCACCGGGTTGACATCTTCGACATCCCGCTGGCGCTGATTACCGGCAAGTACCTCGAGTACCTGGAGCGGATGCGGGAGCTGAACCTGGACATCGCCGGGGAGTTCCTGGTGATGGCCTCCACGCTCGCCCACCTCAAGAGCCGCATGCTCCTGCCCCGGCAGGACGCGGCCCAGGTGCC
The sequence above is a segment of the Corallococcus exiguus genome. Coding sequences within it:
- a CDS encoding DUF4388 domain-containing protein; the protein is MEAFTGNLASYRLQLVLPPLFATPGVEGTLRVERGAVRREFYLRDGHLVGVASTDPREHLAQVLVNLRILDAPRAAAAFEAAEGANLPYGTFLVQRCFVELSQLTEAMEHKAREALFDCYAWESGEVEFTPGLPLSGRAVGLRLPLSTLHRDAVARVQEWAQFRDIFPRLDTTFRVFREFAVETFSEEEDVLLDLAAGGATLGELLASAREAPLFAARWVLHLYRRGALAPHRATGLTVGESTEFTELLALVRAFLSSRKYDLAVALAAQVLERGPVPEAHALYREAEVGLTLALSDALFALDGRLVFEPIPRPAPADLTADDLYLYSKLRGSRSIRQALRTAAMGELAASRSVERLRAAGLIRVAPVAPGTPEPAPRRTTTDPYGLNLGDLGGN
- the trpS gene encoding tryptophan--tRNA ligase, producing MRILSGVQSSGKLHIGNYYGAMRQFVQLQDQGEAYYFIANYHALTTVRDPKLALELTRDAALTYLSLGLDPKKAVLFRQSDVKEVLELNWILGTVVPQAHLERAHSYKDKVARGISADFGLYAYPVLMSADILLYSADQVPVGKDQIQHIEFARDWAVKFNTQYVPGYDPADPEGKERGHAPGILKLPSAFVQENAATVPGIDGQKMSKSYGNTLELFGEEKDIKKRIMSIKTDSTPVDAPKPTVDAPLYDLLKLMLPPGEFSDVDASWKAGGKGYGDFKKKLLEAFHVTFGPARQRRQELLNDPGELERILADGANRARAEATRLMDQVRRAVGIP